One window of the SAR324 cluster bacterium genome contains the following:
- a CDS encoding response regulator, which produces MKQQKRILLIEDNPDTRLGLKIDLTTYAQARVWEAEDYEDTLRMLDRIPMPHLIITDLMMPSGTDAGLRLIAHFREMERFRYIPILVISARDQARDLEEALRLGATDYLIKPFELRDLLARVERAHEYSKKLKIVSEPSSGGVADHSRKSGHHRQLLVNTLNMAVLCWENLTGEKKGDLALKSGMWNVTKHANGSLSSRTMDRYLSLPTFPEKPKMALIFGTVEFVLQHMPEHSSTKQQLSHMLEQCKKH; this is translated from the coding sequence ATGAAACAACAAAAACGCATTTTGCTGATCGAGGACAATCCCGACACCCGTCTGGGACTCAAGATCGATTTGACGACCTATGCCCAGGCTCGCGTGTGGGAAGCCGAGGATTACGAGGACACCCTCCGGATGCTGGACCGTATCCCGATGCCGCATCTCATCATTACCGATCTGATGATGCCCTCTGGAACCGATGCCGGATTACGGCTGATTGCCCATTTTCGTGAAATGGAGCGGTTCCGCTATATCCCCATTCTGGTCATATCGGCCAGGGATCAGGCCCGGGACCTGGAAGAAGCCCTGAGGCTCGGCGCCACGGACTATCTCATCAAACCGTTTGAACTGAGGGATTTACTGGCGCGAGTGGAGCGGGCCCATGAATACAGCAAGAAACTGAAAATCGTCAGTGAACCCTCTTCCGGGGGCGTAGCGGATCATTCCCGGAAGAGTGGCCATCATCGTCAACTGCTGGTGAATACGTTGAACATGGCTGTGTTGTGCTGGGAAAATCTCACAGGGGAAAAGAAAGGCGACCTGGCCTTGAAATCCGGGATGTGGAATGTGACTAAACACGCCAATGGCTCCCTCAGTAGCCGAACGATGGATCGATATTTATCGTTGCCCACGTTTCCGGAAAAACCGAAAATGGCCCTCATTTTCGGCACCGTAGAATTTGTATTGCAACACATGCCGGAACATTCCAGCACCAAACAGCAATTGAGCCACATGCTGGAGCAATGCAAAAAACACTGA